One Candidatus Woesearchaeota archaeon genomic region harbors:
- a CDS encoding tyrosine-type recombinase/integrase, protein MKKEIDIHNYPKRLAGALEQVRKAAISERNRQLILEFRDFCSVENISMPRIERYLGVLVFWAKTLQADFDKVTKEDITEAVRFLQENDYSPWTKSTYKIMLKRFFKWLKKAEDEMPYEVKWISTAIKKTDKKFIDNAELLTEDEVRALINAADHPRDKALVATLYESGTRIGEHGSLQIANVKFDEHGAILNVVGKTGPRSVRIISSAPLLGAWLNMHPHRNEPDSPLWVNIGSANHNKVMRYDNIRCLLQRLFEKISIKKRFNPHIFRHARASFLADHLTEFQMNQYFGWIQGSKMPSTYVHMSGKQIDASILALNGIQQDKENIESRLKPKVCQRCNTMNAVDARYCTKCSGILDLKSAFEVEEKLRQEKEARERADSILNLLVKDPDFMKVFEEKVKGLKEAIY, encoded by the coding sequence ATGAAAAAGGAAATAGATATACATAACTACCCAAAAAGGCTTGCAGGCGCACTTGAACAGGTTAGAAAAGCAGCCATTTCTGAAAGAAACAGGCAGCTGATTCTTGAGTTCAGGGACTTTTGCAGCGTAGAAAATATTAGCATGCCAAGGATAGAAAGATACTTGGGAGTCCTTGTATTCTGGGCAAAAACCTTGCAGGCAGACTTTGATAAGGTAACAAAAGAGGATATAACTGAAGCAGTCAGGTTTTTACAGGAAAATGACTATAGCCCCTGGACAAAATCGACGTATAAAATAATGCTGAAGCGTTTCTTTAAATGGCTTAAGAAAGCAGAAGATGAAATGCCATATGAGGTAAAGTGGATTAGCACTGCTATAAAAAAGACAGACAAAAAATTTATAGACAATGCCGAGTTGCTGACAGAAGATGAAGTTAGGGCATTGATTAATGCAGCAGACCACCCACGGGACAAGGCACTTGTCGCCACCTTATATGAGTCTGGCACAAGGATTGGTGAGCATGGCAGTCTGCAAATAGCCAATGTGAAGTTTGATGAGCATGGCGCAATCCTCAATGTTGTTGGAAAAACGGGTCCGAGGTCTGTAAGAATCATATCTTCTGCGCCGCTTTTGGGTGCATGGCTGAACATGCATCCACATAGGAACGAGCCAGATTCACCATTATGGGTAAATATTGGGTCAGCAAACCATAACAAGGTGATGAGATATGATAATATCAGGTGCCTTTTGCAAAGGCTCTTTGAGAAAATCAGCATTAAAAAAAGGTTTAATCCCCATATATTCAGGCATGCACGGGCAAGTTTTCTAGCAGACCACTTGACAGAATTTCAGATGAATCAGTACTTCGGCTGGATACAAGGCAGCAAGATGCCCTCGACATATGTCCATATGTCCGGCAAGCAGATAGATGCATCTATCCTTGCCTTGAATGGAATACAACAAGATAAGGAAAACATTGAGAGCCGGCTAAAGCCTAAAGTCTGCCAAAGATGCAACACAATGAATGCAGTGGATGCAAGATATTGCACAAAATGCTCTGGCATTCTGGACTTGAAATCAGCATTTGAAGTTGAAGAGAAGCTGCGGCAGGAAAAAGAAGCAAGAGAGAGGGCTGACAGCATATTGAATTTGCTTGTGAAAGACCCAGACTTCATGAAAGTGTTTGAAGAGAAGGTTAAGGGGCTGAAAGAAGCAATTTATTAA
- a CDS encoding MgtC/SapB family protein: MVISIEYTEGEFVFKLLLSLGAGFLVGMERESRGKKAGISTQTFVIAGAMLFTMMSLMIDPNEPARVAAQIVTGIGFLGAGIILKDKTGNITNLTTAASIWFSAAIGMTIGIGYYMIAILATLFSILVPRIPHFFGSPDHHDK, translated from the coding sequence GTGGTCATATCGATTGAATACACGGAGGGCGAATTCGTTTTCAAATTATTGCTTAGCCTGGGAGCTGGCTTTCTTGTTGGCATGGAGCGCGAATCCCGCGGAAAAAAGGCAGGAATCAGCACGCAGACTTTTGTCATAGCCGGCGCAATGCTTTTCACAATGATGTCGCTCATGATTGACCCAAATGAGCCGGCAAGGGTGGCGGCGCAGATTGTCACAGGCATTGGCTTTCTTGGCGCAGGGATAATCCTGAAGGACAAGACAGGCAACATTACAAACCTGACAACAGCAGCGAGCATCTGGTTTTCTGCTGCCATAGGCATGACAATAGGCATAGGCTATTACATGATTGCAATTTTGGCCACACTATTCTCGATACTGGTCCCTCGAATCCCTCATTTTTTTGGCAGCCCGGACCATCACGACAAATAA
- a CDS encoding PD-(D/E)XK nuclease family protein, which translates to MPGRIQSPSSINTYRQCPRKYYYQYIEELPTKPSIHLVRGHVVHEVLENFFHLDTSDLSRANYEMALKKRIQDLLLKHWQEEKDFSKLDLTKEKLMFYFDESMLMLLNWINQFIARLEAMMVQGFGLADAFRRLTPTTEQQYVSEEHKVQGFIDAIEDIDDHVRIIDYKTSKSFDISEEYKLQLAIYALLYNEKHGKLPNKVGINFLKDVEKFLDVDEDLVRYAKKEIDLVHKKTATDDISAYPLVPQPLCKWCDFFNKCFGVEGEKYPFNNNSRRRM; encoded by the coding sequence ATGCCGGGCAGAATCCAGTCTCCAAGCTCAATCAACACGTACAGGCAATGCCCCCGCAAATATTACTATCAATATATCGAGGAGCTCCCCACAAAGCCGAGCATCCATCTTGTCCGTGGCCATGTTGTGCACGAAGTGCTGGAAAATTTTTTTCACCTGGACACCTCCGATCTCAGCAGGGCAAATTATGAAATGGCGCTGAAGAAGCGGATACAGGACCTTTTGCTGAAGCATTGGCAGGAAGAAAAGGATTTCAGCAAGCTCGACTTGACAAAGGAAAAACTGATGTTTTATTTTGATGAAAGCATGCTCATGCTCCTGAACTGGATCAACCAGTTCATTGCCAGGCTTGAGGCAATGATGGTTCAGGGGTTTGGCCTCGCAGATGCCTTCAGGCGCCTGACTCCAACAACGGAACAGCAATATGTGTCTGAAGAGCATAAGGTCCAGGGGTTCATTGATGCAATAGAGGACATTGATGACCATGTCAGGATAATTGATTACAAGACATCAAAGAGCTTTGACATTTCCGAGGAGTACAAGCTTCAGCTGGCAATCTATGCATTGCTGTACAATGAGAAGCACGGCAAGCTTCCGAACAAGGTCGGGATAAATTTTCTGAAGGATGTTGAAAAATTCCTGGATGTGGATGAGGACCTTGTCAGGTACGCCAAGAAGGAAATTGACCTGGTCCACAAAAAAACAGCAACCGATGACATTTCAGCTTATCCGCTGGTGCCCCAGCCATTGTGCAAATGGTGCGACTTCTTCAACAAATGCTTCGGGGTTGAGGGTGAAAAATATCCTTTCAACAACAATTCCCGAAGAAGAATGTGA
- a CDS encoding TlpA family protein disulfide reductase, with the protein MAEKKKDSEKRNQPASRSIAMILVIGLVILAISFYTSRNRGISPEEVFQVKSEAIAGSDASQLAASAELPMVGIQKGDVPPDFALTAVDGIEASLNNGHTAYGNPAVVYFWATWCPYCKQDFEVLKDIYPEYDQEVEFIAINLDPAESEDKIKNYAEKLGIEGIRFVKADPAVVAEYGVKTTTTKFAIGRSGTILWTGSGAADEDVWRIILGGLRDSG; encoded by the coding sequence ATGGCGGAAAAGAAAAAGGACAGTGAAAAAAGGAATCAGCCAGCAAGCAGGTCAATAGCCATGATTTTGGTAATCGGGCTTGTGATACTGGCAATTTCATTCTACACCAGCAGGAACAGGGGAATTTCGCCGGAAGAGGTTTTCCAGGTAAAATCCGAGGCAATTGCGGGCAGTGATGCCTCGCAATTAGCTGCCAGCGCTGAGCTTCCCATGGTCGGCATCCAGAAGGGCGATGTGCCCCCTGACTTTGCCCTCACAGCAGTTGATGGAATTGAGGCCAGCCTCAACAATGGCCACACAGCATATGGCAATCCCGCAGTTGTGTACTTTTGGGCGACCTGGTGCCCTTACTGCAAACAGGATTTTGAGGTGCTCAAGGATATCTATCCCGAATATGACCAGGAAGTGGAGTTTATTGCAATAAACCTGGACCCTGCGGAATCTGAGGATAAAATAAAAAATTATGCTGAAAAGCTTGGCATAGAGGGCATAAGATTTGTCAAGGCAGACCCTGCTGTTGTGGCCGAGTACGGTGTAAAAACAACCACAACAAAATTTGCCATTGGGAGGAGCGGCACGATTTTGTGGACAGGGTCAGGCGCGGCTGATGAAGATGTTTGGCGCATAATTCTTGGTGGGTTAAGGGACTCTGGCTGA
- the lysA gene encoding diaminopimelate decarboxylase: MTLIEVRANNRNTNGKNDFFIGPVSVRELIERFDTPLYVYDAGTISRQVRSLHDAGFDSVRYAIKANNNPAVLKLIMDEGASGVDVVSAGELLIAQIAGILSDEESPRRVVFGADFFANNSHDLEHVIKLNATLNAGSINMIQEYGEMQPGIKDISIRLNPGFGHGHTKKVDTGGEHSKHGIWYGDASKALRTASDYGLRVNGLHMHIGTGTNLWELERVAESLITNGQMVRDLEYVSAGGGIPVPYKEGDRKINLQKYRKLLANTERRLSAFFGRPINSEIEPGRYLVAESGYLVGRIRDIKSTPANKFYLVDFGFDAMPRAVLYGAHHDMLIVGRNSKESEVIVGGPLCESGDVFTQEQNGDLRPIKLPRAEIGDIIIMKNVGAYGMSMASNYNSRFRPAEVMVNTDGSYQLIRSREGVADLTRNVILHPEKITPRQAIQ; encoded by the coding sequence GTGACGCTTATTGAAGTGCGGGCAAACAATCGCAATACAAATGGAAAAAATGATTTTTTCATAGGGCCTGTTTCTGTACGTGAACTTATAGAAAGATTCGACACGCCATTATATGTCTATGATGCAGGCACAATTAGCCGGCAGGTCCGGTCCCTTCATGATGCGGGCTTTGATTCCGTCCGATATGCAATCAAGGCGAACAACAATCCGGCGGTTTTGAAATTAATCATGGATGAAGGCGCCTCGGGTGTGGACGTTGTCAGCGCAGGCGAGCTCCTGATTGCGCAGATTGCCGGGATATTAAGCGATGAAGAGTCGCCTCGCAGGGTTGTCTTTGGCGCTGACTTTTTCGCGAATAATTCCCATGACCTTGAGCATGTCATAAAGCTGAATGCAACCTTAAATGCAGGCTCAATCAACATGATCCAGGAATACGGAGAGATGCAGCCCGGCATAAAAGACATCAGCATAAGGCTCAATCCGGGATTCGGGCATGGCCACACAAAGAAAGTGGACACAGGAGGAGAGCACAGCAAGCACGGCATCTGGTACGGCGACGCCAGCAAGGCGCTGCGAACTGCCAGCGATTACGGCCTGCGAGTCAATGGCCTGCACATGCATATTGGCACAGGAACAAATCTTTGGGAGCTGGAGAGAGTGGCGGAATCGCTGATAACCAATGGGCAAATGGTGCGTGACCTTGAATATGTCAGCGCAGGAGGCGGCATCCCAGTCCCATACAAGGAGGGGGACAGGAAAATCAACCTGCAAAAATACCGAAAATTGCTTGCCAATACCGAGCGCCGCCTCAGCGCCTTTTTTGGCCGGCCGATAAACTCGGAAATCGAGCCAGGCAGGTATCTGGTGGCCGAGTCGGGATATCTTGTGGGCAGGATTCGTGACATCAAGAGCACGCCTGCAAACAAATTCTATCTTGTTGATTTTGGATTTGATGCAATGCCCCGCGCAGTGCTGTATGGCGCGCATCATGACATGCTCATCGTCGGCAGGAATTCAAAGGAAAGTGAAGTTATTGTTGGCGGGCCGCTTTGCGAGTCCGGCGATGTCTTTACGCAGGAGCAGAATGGCGACCTTCGCCCGATAAAACTGCCAAGGGCGGAAATTGGCGACATCATCATAATGAAAAATGTAGGCGCATATGGGATGTCAATGGCTTCCAATTATAATTCAAGGTTCAGGCCGGCTGAAGTCATGGTAAACACCGACGGCAGCTATCAGCTAATAAGAAGCAGGGAAGGCGTGGCTGACCTGACCAGGAATGTAATCCTTCACCCTGAAAAAATAACTCCCAGGCAGGCGATACAATAA
- a CDS encoding adenosylhomocysteinase — protein sequence MAYEVKDINLAEQGKMNIEYAESQMGALLKVKDRFAKEKPLKGLRVGMALHVTKETAVLVRTLIAGGAQVSITGCNPLSTQDDVAAALAMEGVEVYAWKGETKEEYYRNLKKVVDFKPHVTIDDGCDLVTEIHTKRKELIKDIIVGCEETTTGVIRLKAMEKEKVLKYPMVAVNDNKTKHLFDNYYGTGQSTIDGILRASNTLFAGKTFVVAGYGSCGKGVALRAQGMGSNVIVTEVDNFRALQARTDGYRVMPMKEAAKIGDIFVTVTGNKHLITTEHMKLMKDGAILANSGHFDNEIDVDGMGKIASKKRRIRPYFDEYTINGKRIFLAGEGRLVNLACAEGHPSTVMALSFCGQALAVEYGVKLKGKLPNKVISLPPEIDDEIAKLQLMTLGIAKDEMTSMQKKYADEWREGT from the coding sequence ATGGCATACGAAGTAAAAGACATAAACCTTGCCGAGCAGGGGAAAATGAATATAGAATACGCAGAGAGCCAGATGGGCGCTTTGCTGAAGGTCAAAGACAGGTTTGCAAAGGAAAAGCCGCTGAAGGGGTTAAGGGTTGGCATGGCCCTGCATGTAACCAAGGAAACCGCTGTCCTTGTCAGGACGCTCATTGCTGGCGGGGCGCAGGTTTCCATTACAGGATGCAACCCGCTTTCCACGCAGGATGATGTTGCAGCGGCCTTGGCCATGGAAGGCGTTGAAGTCTATGCATGGAAAGGCGAGACCAAGGAAGAATATTACAGGAACCTGAAGAAAGTGGTTGACTTCAAGCCGCATGTGACAATAGATGACGGCTGCGACCTTGTGACTGAAATCCACACCAAAAGGAAAGAGCTGATCAAGGATATCATTGTTGGATGCGAGGAGACAACCACAGGTGTCATCAGGCTCAAGGCCATGGAAAAGGAGAAAGTCCTGAAGTACCCGATGGTTGCAGTCAATGACAACAAGACAAAGCACCTGTTTGACAATTATTATGGGACCGGGCAGTCAACAATTGACGGAATTCTTAGGGCATCCAACACATTGTTCGCAGGAAAGACGTTTGTTGTTGCCGGATACGGCAGCTGCGGGAAAGGGGTTGCCTTGCGCGCCCAGGGAATGGGCTCAAATGTCATTGTGACAGAAGTCGATAATTTCAGGGCACTCCAGGCAAGGACAGACGGCTACAGGGTCATGCCAATGAAAGAGGCTGCAAAAATAGGGGATATCTTTGTCACCGTGACCGGCAACAAGCACCTGATCACGACCGAGCACATGAAGCTGATGAAGGATGGCGCTATCCTTGCAAACTCCGGCCATTTCGACAATGAGATTGATGTTGACGGCATGGGAAAGATTGCAAGCAAGAAGAGAAGGATAAGGCCATATTTCGATGAATACACAATCAATGGCAAAAGGATTTTCCTTGCCGGCGAGGGCAGGCTTGTCAACCTTGCATGCGCAGAAGGCCATCCTTCTACTGTGATGGCATTGAGCTTTTGCGGCCAGGCCCTGGCTGTTGAATATGGGGTTAAGCTGAAAGGCAAGCTGCCGAACAAGGTCATATCGCTTCCTCCGGAAATTGACGATGAGATTGCCAAGCTGCAGCTCATGACCCTGGGGATAGCCAAGGATGAAATGACTTCAATGCAGAAGAAGTATGCAGATGAATGGAGAGAAGGGACTTAA
- a CDS encoding DNA helicase UvrD: MRVIADLHIHSPYARATSKDISVKNLERYARIKGVGLMGTGDFTHPKWLAEFRAQLKEDGSGILRTESGYPFVLSAEISNIYSEGGKVRKIHNVLLAGSFEIVEQINEMLGKKGNLLSDGRPIFGKFPCHELVEQLKGIDESIEIIPAHIWTPWFSLFGANSGFDTVEECFRDQARHIHALETGLSSDPAMNWRLSQLDKYALVSNSDLHSFWPWRLGREANVFEMKEITYEALIACLRTKKGFVETIEVDPNFGKYHFTGHRSCNIVMHPADAMKAGNICPKCRRKLTVGVLERVEQLADRQEGFVPEGAIPFRSVIPLSDILAALLGKAVATKYVWQEYYKLVSIKENRSEYDILLSLGREELAKLAGEETADAVMANRNGEIVIRPGYDGVYGVPMLGQKKPGDENKETGIGIKEGNEIKEKNKGQTFLDEY; encoded by the coding sequence ATGAGGGTCATAGCTGATTTGCACATCCATTCTCCGTACGCAAGGGCAACCTCAAAGGACATCAGTGTAAAAAATCTTGAGAGATATGCCCGAATCAAGGGAGTGGGCCTGATGGGGACTGGCGATTTTACCCACCCGAAATGGCTTGCAGAGTTCAGGGCCCAGTTGAAAGAGGATGGAAGCGGAATCCTGAGGACAGAAAGCGGCTATCCTTTTGTGCTGTCAGCTGAAATCTCCAATATATATTCTGAAGGCGGAAAAGTCAGGAAGATACACAATGTGCTCTTGGCAGGCAGCTTTGAGATTGTTGAGCAGATAAATGAGATGCTTGGAAAAAAAGGCAACCTTCTTTCTGATGGAAGGCCAATTTTTGGGAAGTTCCCGTGCCATGAGCTTGTGGAACAGCTAAAGGGGATTGATGAAAGCATTGAGATAATTCCTGCGCATATATGGACGCCATGGTTTTCCCTCTTTGGCGCAAATTCAGGCTTTGACACAGTCGAGGAATGCTTCAGGGACCAGGCAAGGCATATCCATGCGCTTGAAACCGGCCTTTCGAGCGACCCTGCAATGAACTGGAGGCTGTCACAGCTTGACAAGTACGCGCTGGTGTCAAACAGCGACCTGCATTCATTCTGGCCATGGAGGCTTGGAAGGGAAGCCAATGTTTTCGAAATGAAGGAAATAACCTATGAAGCATTAATCGCATGCTTAAGGACAAAAAAAGGGTTTGTCGAAACAATTGAAGTTGACCCTAATTTCGGGAAATACCATTTCACTGGCCATCGCAGCTGCAATATTGTGATGCATCCGGCTGATGCAATGAAAGCTGGCAATATCTGCCCAAAATGCAGGCGAAAGCTTACAGTGGGAGTGCTGGAAAGGGTGGAACAGCTTGCAGACAGGCAGGAGGGATTTGTGCCCGAAGGCGCAATCCCTTTCAGATCGGTAATCCCACTGTCGGACATACTTGCTGCCCTGCTCGGCAAGGCTGTTGCAACAAAATATGTGTGGCAGGAATACTACAAACTGGTTAGCATTAAGGAAAACAGGAGCGAATATGACATATTGCTGAGTTTGGGAAGGGAAGAACTGGCCAAGCTTGCAGGTGAGGAAACTGCAGATGCAGTCATGGCAAACAGAAATGGCGAGATTGTGATCAGGCCAGGATATGACGGCGTTTATGGCGTGCCGATGCTTGGCCAGAAAAAACCAGGAGATGAAAATAAGGAAACAGGCATTGGCATAAAAGAAGGCAATGAAATAAAAGAAAAAAACAAGGGCCAGACATTCCTGGATGAATACTAA